In one Vibrio sp. CB1-14 genomic region, the following are encoded:
- a CDS encoding helix-turn-helix domain-containing protein, whose product MSIKVMSWVWDVSTLKGSDKLLMLCLADHADDNGMCWPSIETMARKSGISVSTVKSTLKKLEGAGWLTKRNRFKTSNSGRVVRDSNQYQLSLSALKTSSDDLGIESEGLNFEPPSLEGSDLEQPKSEHSKSEHSNFEQSERGVFNSQNLARGRPKSGYKPSLDPSIDPPIKDLAPNKLNQIANDRLAYSLMLKGGKMHPVMKSHIPQLESLYPGVDIHHQLRMMALWCLNNPKSRKTKAGVSRFIESWLSKEQRKVLSFQTTSNALSPSEEFRRYLHSQGRSVRF is encoded by the coding sequence ATGTCCATCAAAGTGATGAGCTGGGTTTGGGATGTATCGACACTAAAAGGCTCAGACAAATTATTGATGCTCTGTTTAGCTGACCATGCAGATGACAATGGAATGTGCTGGCCATCGATAGAAACCATGGCACGAAAGTCGGGTATATCGGTATCGACGGTGAAGTCGACATTGAAAAAACTCGAAGGAGCAGGGTGGCTAACAAAACGAAACCGATTTAAGACGTCGAATTCTGGAAGAGTAGTGCGCGACAGCAATCAGTATCAACTCTCCCTTAGTGCGTTAAAAACGTCGTCGGACGACCTGGGTATCGAAAGTGAAGGTTTGAATTTTGAACCGCCGAGTTTGGAAGGTTCTGATTTAGAACAGCCGAAATCTGAACATTCAAAATCTGAACATTCGAATTTCGAACAGTCAGAACGGGGCGTTTTCAACAGCCAGAATCTGGCTCGAGGTAGGCCGAAATCTGGCTATAAACCATCATTAGATCCATCAATAGATCCACCAATAAAAGATCTTGCGCCGAACAAGCTAAATCAAATCGCTAACGACAGACTGGCGTATTCGTTGATGCTCAAGGGAGGCAAGATGCACCCCGTTATGAAGTCACATATCCCGCAGCTAGAGAGCCTCTACCCAGGTGTCGATATCCACCATCAACTCAGAATGATGGCTCTCTGGTGTCTCAACAATCCTAAAAGTCGAAAGACCAAAGCAGGCGTGTCTCGGTTCATAGAGAGCTGGCTTAGCAAAGAGCAAAGAAAAGTGCTCAGTTTTCAAACTACCTCAAACGCTCTAAGTCCCTCTGAAGAATTTCGGCGGTATTTGCATTCACAGGGGCGAAGCGTCAGGTTTTAA